The following proteins are encoded in a genomic region of Oryctolagus cuniculus chromosome 13, mOryCun1.1, whole genome shotgun sequence:
- the FAM107B gene encoding protein FAM107B isoform X1, translating into MGSLTQLLRDGPLETDPPDSCLSPRSIMAEPDYTDDDNPELIRPQKLVNPVKSSRNHQDLHRELLLNQKRGLAPQNKPELQKVMEKRKRDQVIKQKEEEAQKKKSDLEIELLKRQQKLEQLELEKQKLQEEQENAPEFVKVKGNLRRTGQEVAQAQES; encoded by the exons ACGGCCCACTCGAGACTGACCCTCCAGACTCCTGTCTCAGCCCGAGAAGCATCATGGCGGAGCCAGACTACACGGACGACGACAACCCTGAGCTGATCCGGCCTCAGAAGCTGGTCAATCCTGTCAAGTCATCCCGGAACCACCAGGACCTGCACAGAGAGCTGCTTCTCAACCAGAAGAG gggtcTTGCCCCTCAGAATAAACCAGAATTGCAGAAGGTGATGGAAAAGAGAAAACGAGACCAAGTAATaaagcagaaggaagaggaagcacAGAAGAAAAAGTCTGACTTGGAAATAGAACTACTAAAACGACAGCAGAAATTGGAACAG CTTGAACTTGAGAAGCAGAAGTTGCAAGAAGAGCAAGAAAATGCCCCAGAGTTTGTGAAAGTGAAAGGCAATCTCAGAAGAACAGGCCAGGAAGTGGCCCAAGCCCAGGAGTCCTAG
- the FAM107B gene encoding protein FAM107B isoform X2 yields the protein MAEPDYTDDDNPELIRPQKLVNPVKSSRNHQDLHRELLLNQKRGLAPQNKPELQKVMEKRKRDQVIKQKEEEAQKKKSDLEIELLKRQQKLEQLELEKQKLQEEQENAPEFVKVKGNLRRTGQEVAQAQES from the exons ATGGCGGAGCCAGACTACACGGACGACGACAACCCTGAGCTGATCCGGCCTCAGAAGCTGGTCAATCCTGTCAAGTCATCCCGGAACCACCAGGACCTGCACAGAGAGCTGCTTCTCAACCAGAAGAG gggtcTTGCCCCTCAGAATAAACCAGAATTGCAGAAGGTGATGGAAAAGAGAAAACGAGACCAAGTAATaaagcagaaggaagaggaagcacAGAAGAAAAAGTCTGACTTGGAAATAGAACTACTAAAACGACAGCAGAAATTGGAACAG CTTGAACTTGAGAAGCAGAAGTTGCAAGAAGAGCAAGAAAATGCCCCAGAGTTTGTGAAAGTGAAAGGCAATCTCAGAAGAACAGGCCAGGAAGTGGCCCAAGCCCAGGAGTCCTAG